A genomic region of Plasmodium falciparum 3D7 genome assembly, chromosome: 11 contains the following coding sequences:
- a CDS encoding GPI transamidase component GPI16, putative, with translation MKRIIYIYLSIIYILSFVNSYLIDESINLLPLENDLVHVKLKLTVNGKDYKEFVPINILKILNYVNSLKINIKRGVYREYYNNKYLDSYPYGFTFVVDLKKEERDKYDFSKEKEYNEFSKNEMFLLKTLLNDIWGITGVSTNLLKTKDLIKVDNKIFAFLPDESICIESFSFIKKMYPCKNFGGLFNLINPSYLITTLSTNIGFELNDNDENFFVLYIEYITEHNHKENITINDLINSKYNINECPLIDRTALIVKKKEEDYVSTIFEKYDNIAMVYEKINIYDILQRGKPNIIEEYINVNVYKEESNSMITTDIRKKQSSLVYVFQNLNDKNSSNFLFVDKLPYYLSPLLHTLVIQGKDSNKNDDSKKYCDFIYFGSNAINKFDIKFSNFDMIHSLPKNGNYYYINFKYILPPKCDIIIRFEIIKIQIRSFEFDFDIDRGILLESGIFKQKKNYISNEKNDDYIYKYTSSLLIDIVLPDTSMPFNIIAISTCVIMLFFGFIFKLTAKEQTRYV, from the exons atgaaacgtattatttatatttatttaagtataatatatattctttcatTTGTAAATTCTTATTTAATTGATGAAAGTATCAATTTATTACCCTTAGAAAATGATTTAGTACACGTAAAACTAAAGCTAACTGTAAACGGAAAAGATTATAAAGAATTTGTACCTATAAATAtcttgaaaatattaaattatgtgAATTCacttaaaattaatattaaaagggGTGTTTACCgagaatattataataataaatatttggaCTCATATCCTTATGGTTTTACTTTTGTAGtggatttaaaaaaagaagaaagagataaatatgatttttcgaaagaaaaagaatataatgaatTTTCAAAGAATGAAatgtttcttttaaaaaCTTTATTGAATGACATTTGGGGTATTACAGGTGTATCAACTAAccttttaaaaacaaaagatTTAATTAAAgtagataataaaatttttgctTTTTTACCAGATGAAAGTATTTGTATAGAAAGTTTTtctttcattaaaaaaatgtatccTTGTAAAAATTTTGGAggtttatttaatttaattaatcCTTCATATTTAATAACAACGTTATCAACTAATATTGGATTTGAACTAAATGACaatgatgaaaatttttttgttctttatattgaatatattacGGAACATAatcataaagaaaatataactattaatgatttaataaatagtaaatataatataaatgaatgtCCTTTGATTGATAGAACTGCACttattgttaaaaaaaaagaagaagattaTGTTTCCACAATctttgaaaaatatgataatatagcAATggtatatgaaaaaataaatatatatgatatattacaAAGAGGGAAACCAAATATAATagaggaatatataaatgttaatGTCTATAAAGAAGAATCTAACAGCATGATAACGACAGATATAAGGAAAAAACAAAGTTCTTTAGTTTACGTATTTCAAAATTTAAATGACAAAAATAGtagtaattttttatttgttgatAAGTTGCCATATTATTTATCTCCATTGTTACACACTTTAGTTATACAAGGAAAGGAttctaataaaaatgatgattccaaaaaatattgtgatttcatatattttggtTCTAATGCAATTAACAAATTTGATATTAAATTTAGTAATTTCGATATGATACACTCTTTACCAAAAAATGGAAACTATTactatattaattttaagtACATTTTGCCCCCTAAAtgtgatataataataag ATTtgaaataatcaaaatacaAATCCGATCCTTTGAATTTGACTTTGATATAGATAGGGGAATATTGTTGGAAAGTGGCatatttaaacaaaaaaaaaattatatttcaaatgaaaaaaatgacgattatatttataaatatacttCCTCATTACTCATTGATATTGTTTTACCAGACACAA gTATgccttttaatattatagcAATTTCAACATGTGTTATCATGTTATTTTTTGGGTTCATCTTTAAACTTACTGCAAAAGAACAAACAAGATAtgtataa
- a CDS encoding JmjC domain-containing protein, putative, producing the protein MTPNNMYTGFCFHDEKTCEIDRIHENITAEKFYVDYILKRKPCILKSEYVIKNKLNIDLNFMKEKIENVNVHLEKRISNSFGTGEKKKMKFHKFLSLLEKGNKKYYLNTQYVKENAYHPKDFCNSITRQMINYLPKELEIMGNLEIYQYNIWLGNNKSTKLKTYLHHDYHDNIYVLLKGKKTFRIYSPNFAYRLKTNGKIFKVHKNGLITYWPFIRSDGSHILDVYKKQMNNIYNEINIMNEVLNKKDPLVDNQTIKDSINKAEEKLNLLEENILNYKLKKHDFHRQPNARQDIPNHFCLIHTRKRKEDDNIFDKNTNIRKKYIEVNLNEGDILYLPCGWFHEVKSFSSEEQYHLAFNYWYYPPYIKTNKSANVENKFDNPYVDKYLSERNIKLYKKIGIYKQKNSNLTEILSYYKNMKIKKIKKNKKRKNGLDLKKKKKLRINNT; encoded by the exons ATGACCccaaataatatgtatacagG GTTTTGTTTCCATGATGAAAAAACATGTGAAATTGACAGAATTCATGAAAATATAACTGCAGAGAAATTTTATGtagattatattttaaaaagaaaaccaTGCATACTAAAAAG tgaaTATGTAATTAAGAATAAATTGAACATTGatttaaattttatgaaagaaaaaatagagAATGTAAATGTACATTTAGAAAAGAGGATATCGAATTCTTTTGGAActggggaaaaaaaaaaaatgaagtttcataaatttttatcattattagaaaaaggaaataagaaatattatttgaatacTCAATACGTAAAAGAAAATGCATATCATCCAAAAGATTTTTGTAATTCCATTACACGTCAAATGATTAATTATCTTCCTAAAGAATTAGAAATTATGGG taatttagaaatatatcaatataatatCTGGTtaggaaataataaaagcacaaaattaaaaacatatTTACATCACGATTatcatgataatatatatgtcctGTTAAAAGGAAAGAAAACCTTCAGAATATATAGTCCTAACTTTGCTTACCGTTTAAAAACAAATGGGAAAATTTTTAAAGTTCACAAAAATGGTTTGATTACCTATTGGCCATTTATTAGAAGTGATG GATCACATATTTTAGACGTATACAAGAAACagatgaataatatatacaatgaaATTAACATAATGAATGAAGttttaaacaaaaaag ACCCTTTAGTTGATAACCAAACAATAAAAGATTCTATAAACAAGGCAGAAGAAAa attaaatttattagaagaaaatattttaaattacaaattaaaaaaacatgACTTTCACCGTCAACCAAACGCTAGACAAGACATCCCGAATCATTTTTGTCTTATTCATACAAGGAAAAGGAAAGAAG atGATAATATCTTTGATAAAAACACAAatataaggaaaaaatacaTTGAAGTTAATTTGAATGAAGGAGATATAT TGTACTTACCATGCGGATGGTTTCATGAAGTTAAATCCTTTTCAAGCGAAGAACAat atCATTTAGCATTTAATTATTGGTATTATCCTCCTTATATAAAGACAAATAAATCAGCAAATGTTGAGAATAAATTTGATAATCCTTATGTGGACAAATATTTAAGcgaaagaaatataaagttatataaaaag atTGGAATTTATAAACAAAAGAATTCAAATTTAACGGAAATTTTATCatactataaaaatatgaaaatcaaaaaaataaaaaaaaataaaaaaaggaaaaatggattagatttaaaaaagaaaaaaaaattaaggatAAATAAtacttaa
- a CDS encoding serine/threonine protein kinase, putative, which translates to MKKGFLLNKNIYDIEENVINVEKNNTNKKYCKDDFEIYMHIGTGNFSDVFMVKLKNDPSKKYALKIFKKEKVNKMNKVNDVLTEKNVMSKLNTPGHANVIKLIETFKDKENVYLLYEYADYDLWEFLKIRSVGVNEKITFNIILQMVHALIYIHNKNIIHRDLKCENFLINKDGTIKMIDFGSSKDLDNISIKTNNEEDTINHEELSKFVLKKNNNNNSNEDLKNANEFKNNDSLNGEEINNNDLNNTNFQKSDKNIKDQNSNKCVLETLKNNESYEFNNQILSSFKSNDYAADANKHNSYKKKKTFENYVGSPNFIPPEALINKCSGKARDFWSLGCTIYQLVTCTVPFDGSTEWFIYNKIKRRELKYPSIIPSELIDLIEKLTTMNPEERLGFNGGCEEILEHLYFQKYNYNKLNFILPEVSELEKLYTTIINKYHIYINEKRKLRQNNNSTEENINNVEVLKKNLLNLINSDTLVCAEEEYESITLKKKIFKSINFMLEEFDKQEIKEMEEASKWLERYQGT; encoded by the coding sequence atgaagaaaggATTTTTGTtgaataagaatatatatgatattgaagaaaatgtaataaatgttgaaaaaaataacacaaataaaaaatattgtaaggatgattttgaaatatatatgcacaTAGGAACTGGGAATTTCAGTGATGTGTTTAtggtaaaattaaaaaatgatccttcaaaaaaatatgccttaaaaatattcaaaaaagaaaaagtgaataaaatgaataaagtAAATGATGTGTTAACAGAAAAAAACGTTATGTCAAAATTAAATACCCCAGGACATGCAAAtgttattaaattaatagaaACATTTAAAGACAAAgaaaatgtttatttattatatgaatatgcTGATTATGATTTATgggaatttttaaaaattcgtAGTGTTGGtgttaatgaaaaaattacatttaatataatacttCAAATGGTACAtgcattaatatatatacataacaaaaatattattcacaGAGACTTGAAATGTGAAAATTttcttataaataaagatgGAACCATAAAAATGATTGATTTTGGTAGTTCGAAAGATTTAGATAACATAAGCATCAAAACAAATAATGAGGAAGATACAATAAATCATGAAGAATTAAGTAAatttgtattaaaaaaaaataataacaataattcaaacgaagatttaaaaaatgcaaatgaatttaaaaataatgatagttTAAATGGCgaagaaattaataataatgatttaaataatactaattttcaaaaaagtgataaaaatataaaagatcaAAATTCAAACAAATGCGTTCTAGAAACACTTAAGAATAATGAAAGCTATGAGTTTAATAATCAAATTTTGAGTTCTTTCAAAAGTAACGATTATGCAGCAGATgcaaataaacataatagctataaaaaaaaaaaaacattcgAAAACTATGTTGGTTCTCCTAATTTCATTCCCCCTGAagcattaataaataaatgcaGTGGTAAGGCACGAGATTTTTGGAGTCTTGGGTGTACTATTTACCAACTAGTGACATGTACCGTTCCATTTGATGGTTCAACAGAATGGTTCAtctataacaaaataaaaagaagggAATTAAAATATCCATCCATAATACCTTCTGAATTAATAGACTTAATAGAAAAGTTAACAACTATGAATCCAGAAGAAAGATTAGGGTTTAACGGAGGATGTGAGGAAATCTTggaacatttatattttcaaaaatataattataataaacttAATTTCATCTTACCAGAAGTTTCCGAGTTAGAAAAACTGTATACAACTATTATAAATaagtatcatatatatatcaatgaAAAGAGGAAATTaagacaaaataataattcaactgaagaaaatattaataatgtagaagtactgaaaaaaaatttgttaaACTTAATTAATTCAGATACATTAGTTTGTGCTGAGGAGGAATACGAATCCATAActttaaagaagaaaatttttaaaagtatTAATTTTATGCTTGAAGAATTTGATAAACaggaaataaaagaaatggaAGAAGCAAGTAAATGGTTAGAACGATATCAAGGTACATag